In the genome of Halictus rubicundus isolate RS-2024b chromosome 9, iyHalRubi1_principal, whole genome shotgun sequence, one region contains:
- the LOC143357337 gene encoding uncharacterized protein LOC143357337: MDKPSTSTANETHKVSIKLPPFWTEKPEVWFYQVEAQFEITGITVESTKFNYLVAQLEPKYVENIWDLISDRTITDKYTTAKERLLSIFKESENKRIKRLVTGIELGDTKPSQLLQRMTTLATDDISDKVLKTFWLDKLSDNVKNILLVSEENLEKLAIMADRITEMSTWTECGATSRNLPPWEEVLQRMSAMKQQIAKLSIDRQSRSPSRTFGRNRDRNRSREMHTSLRVGSKQPGKSESAVEVATNSTANSIQDCRRYRLFVKDKKTGLRFLIDSGADVSLISATKNDRVKGDFKLYAANGTEIPTYGIKMLTVDMRLSRPMQWPFIIGGTTRGYWWIISRIVSL; the protein is encoded by the exons ATGGATAAGCCATCCACTTCGACCGCAAATGAAACTCACAAGGTGAGCATAAAACTACCGCCATTTTGGACGGAAAAACCGGAGGTATGGTTCTACCAAGTAGAGGCTCAATTTGAAATCACCGGTATAACGGTGGAAAGTACAAAATTCAATTACTTAGTAGCCCAGTTGGAACCAAAgtatgttgaaaatatttgggatCTCATTTCCGATAGAACCATAACCGACAAATATACAACAGCAAAGGAAAGGTTATTAAGTATATTCAAAGAAAGCGAAAATAAAAGGATAAAACGGTTAGTTACTGGCATAGAACTTGGAGACACGAAGCCGAGTCAACTATTGCAAAGAATGACAACCCTGGCGACCGATGATATCTCGGATAAAGTATTGAAAACATTTTGGTTGGATAAACTTTcggacaatgttaaaaacaTTTTGCTTGTTTCGGAagagaatttagaaaaattggCAATAATGGCGGACAGAATCACGGAAATGAGCACATGGACAGAGTGTGGTGCAACCAGTAGAAATCTGCCCCCTTGGGAGGAAGTCCTACAACGAATGTCGGCGATGAAACAGCAAATAGCTAAGTTGAGCATAGACCGGCAGTCACGTTCTCCAAGCCGTACCTTTGGCAGGAATAGAGATAGGAACAGAAGCAG AGAAATGCACACCTCCTTGCGCGTGGGTTCAAAACAACCAGGGAAAAGCGAATCAGCAGTAGAAGTAGCGACAAATTCTACTGCAAATAGTATTCAAGATTGTCGCAGATACCGTCTATTTGTAAAAGACAAAAAAACAGGTTTGCGATTTTTAATTGACAGTGGTGCGGATGTTAGTTTGATTTCAGCTACGAAAAATGACAGAGTGAAAGGCGATTTCAAATTGTACGCTGCAAATGGCACAGAAATTCCTACCTATGGGATTAAGATGTTGACGGTGGACATGAGACTCAGTAGACCGATGCAATGGCCATTTATAATAGGTGGAACAACAAGGG GTTATTGGTGGATAATAAGCAGAATCGTTTCTCTGTAA